A genomic window from Salmo salar chromosome ssa23, Ssal_v3.1, whole genome shotgun sequence includes:
- the LOC100194916 gene encoding peptidyl-prolyl cis-trans isomerase FKBP8, producing the protein MTDKEEVTGAGDNPEMVLSGKKSGKASLLDSGEDFEMLDDDIDDDPPPLEDAGGGKKTKTEEPAEDQDTGTSAPLDEWMDILGNGQLKKKVLQAGNGPDSRPTKGQNVVIHLKTSLADGTLIEEQPELSFTLGDGDVIQALDLTVQLMEMREKALVQANAKYAYGALGSLAPEVPPNAELALEVQLLDATEAPDLELLSPKERIALAGQKRERGNVYYQRADYAFAVNSYGIALQITESSSKVDISPEEEEELMDVKVKCLNNMAAAQLKLDHYEAALRSCVSVLAHQPDNIKALFRKGKVLALQGEYAEAIKILKRALKLEPSNKTIHAELSKLVKKHSEQKGAEQAMYKKMLGNPASGSSGMQKHQAKSSWVVSWKWLFGATAVAIGGVALSVVIAARN; encoded by the exons ATGACTGACAAAGAGGAGGTGACGGGTGCAGGGGATAACCCAGAGATGGTTCTCTCAGGGAAGAAGTCAGGGAAAGCCTCGCTGCTGGACAGTGGGGAAGACTTTGAGATGCTGGATGATGACATTGATGACGACCCTCCTCCTTTGGAAGATGCTGGGGGTGGGAAGAAGACTAAAACAGAGGAGCCTGCAGAGGACCAAGACACTGGCACTTCAGCTCCACTAGACGAATGGATGGATATACTAG GTAATGGCCAGCTAAAGAAGAAAGTCCTGCAGGCAGGGAATGGGCCAGACAGCAGGCCCACAAAAGGCCAGAATGTCGTGATTCACCTGAAGACTTCACTGGCTGATGGGACTCTTATAGAAGAGCAACCTGAGCTCTCTTTCACTCTGGGAGATGGTGATGTCATCCAG GCTCTGGATCTCACAGTGCAGCTCATGGAAATGAGGGAGAAGGCCCTCGTCCAAGCCAATGCTAAATATGCATACGGTGCCTTGGGGAG TCTTGCCCCTGAGGTGCCTCCCAATGCGGAGTTGGCCCTGGAGGTCCAGCTGCTTGATGCCACTGAGGCCCCCGACCTTGAGCTCCTGTCCCCAAAGGAGAGGATCGCCCTGGCTGggcagaagagggagaggggcaaTGTCTACTACCAGAGAGCGGACTATGCCTTTGCTGTTAACTCTTATGGCATCGCCCTGCAGATCACGGAGTCCAGCTCTAAAG tGGACATTAGcccggaggaagaggaggagctgatGGACGTGAAGGTGAAGTGTCTAAACAACATGGCAGCTGCCCAGCTCAAGTTGGATCACTACGAAGCAGCACTACGGTCCTGCGTTTCAGTACTGGCCCACCAGCCAGACAACATAAAAGCCCTATTCCGCAAAGGCAAG GTATTGGCCTTGCAAGGGGAATATGCTGAAGCTATAAAGATTTTGAAGAGGGCCCTGAAGTTGGAACCAAGTAACAAG ACCATCCACGCCGAACTCTCCAAGCTGGTGAAGAAGCACTCGGAGCAGAAAGGCGCAGAGCAGGCCATGTACAAGAAGATGCTAGGCAACCCAGCCAGCGGCAGCAGCGGCATGCAGAAACACCAGGCCAAGTCGTCATGG GTTGTCAGCTGGAAATGGCTCTTTGGTGCCACTGCAGTAGCCATTGGAGGTGTCGCCTTGTCAGTTGTCATAGCTGCCAGAAATTAG
- the LOC100194916 gene encoding peptidyl-prolyl cis-trans isomerase FKBP8 isoform X1 → MTDKEEVTGAGDNPEMVLSGKKSGKASLLDSGEDFEMLDDDIDDDPPPLEDAGGGKKTKTEEPAEDQDTGTSAPLDEWMDILGNGQLKKKVLQAGNGPDSRPTKGQNVVIHLKTSLADGTLIEEQPELSFTLGDGDVIQSVVLSQALDLTVQLMEMREKALVQANAKYAYGALGSLAPEVPPNAELALEVQLLDATEAPDLELLSPKERIALAGQKRERGNVYYQRADYAFAVNSYGIALQITESSSKVDISPEEEEELMDVKVKCLNNMAAAQLKLDHYEAALRSCVSVLAHQPDNIKALFRKGKVLALQGEYAEAIKILKRALKLEPSNKTIHAELSKLVKKHSEQKGAEQAMYKKMLGNPASGSSGMQKHQAKSSWVVSWKWLFGATAVAIGGVALSVVIAARN, encoded by the exons ATGACTGACAAAGAGGAGGTGACGGGTGCAGGGGATAACCCAGAGATGGTTCTCTCAGGGAAGAAGTCAGGGAAAGCCTCGCTGCTGGACAGTGGGGAAGACTTTGAGATGCTGGATGATGACATTGATGACGACCCTCCTCCTTTGGAAGATGCTGGGGGTGGGAAGAAGACTAAAACAGAGGAGCCTGCAGAGGACCAAGACACTGGCACTTCAGCTCCACTAGACGAATGGATGGATATACTAG GTAATGGCCAGCTAAAGAAGAAAGTCCTGCAGGCAGGGAATGGGCCAGACAGCAGGCCCACAAAAGGCCAGAATGTCGTGATTCACCTGAAGACTTCACTGGCTGATGGGACTCTTATAGAAGAGCAACCTGAGCTCTCTTTCACTCTGGGAGATGGTGATGTCATCCAG TCTGTTGTGCTCTCGCAGGCTCTGGATCTCACAGTGCAGCTCATGGAAATGAGGGAGAAGGCCCTCGTCCAAGCCAATGCTAAATATGCATACGGTGCCTTGGGGAG TCTTGCCCCTGAGGTGCCTCCCAATGCGGAGTTGGCCCTGGAGGTCCAGCTGCTTGATGCCACTGAGGCCCCCGACCTTGAGCTCCTGTCCCCAAAGGAGAGGATCGCCCTGGCTGggcagaagagggagaggggcaaTGTCTACTACCAGAGAGCGGACTATGCCTTTGCTGTTAACTCTTATGGCATCGCCCTGCAGATCACGGAGTCCAGCTCTAAAG tGGACATTAGcccggaggaagaggaggagctgatGGACGTGAAGGTGAAGTGTCTAAACAACATGGCAGCTGCCCAGCTCAAGTTGGATCACTACGAAGCAGCACTACGGTCCTGCGTTTCAGTACTGGCCCACCAGCCAGACAACATAAAAGCCCTATTCCGCAAAGGCAAG GTATTGGCCTTGCAAGGGGAATATGCTGAAGCTATAAAGATTTTGAAGAGGGCCCTGAAGTTGGAACCAAGTAACAAG ACCATCCACGCCGAACTCTCCAAGCTGGTGAAGAAGCACTCGGAGCAGAAAGGCGCAGAGCAGGCCATGTACAAGAAGATGCTAGGCAACCCAGCCAGCGGCAGCAGCGGCATGCAGAAACACCAGGCCAAGTCGTCATGG GTTGTCAGCTGGAAATGGCTCTTTGGTGCCACTGCAGTAGCCATTGGAGGTGTCGCCTTGTCAGTTGTCATAGCTGCCAGAAATTAG